A portion of the Chaetodon trifascialis isolate fChaTrf1 chromosome 7, fChaTrf1.hap1, whole genome shotgun sequence genome contains these proteins:
- the LOC139334126 gene encoding E3 ubiquitin-protein ligase NHLRC1-like has translation MAKSPDSLSRGCVSPEGILREIQINLLECKVCFEKFSTQQREHRPQSLSCGHVLCLECITTLSHPLLRKLECPFCRQLCSVDDTSHCQVLSDLQELLLPWRPTSSASPHRAKRGLAGLAATALHVCTLFGGWGTLINPTGIDIFGSSGTTVVVHDGEDRVVVFSPQGKKLHSFGRRGRANGEICYPVDVTVTPCGYVVLTDAGDEAVKVFTSRGNHVLTVKDSFQMPWGVDTDSCGHILVSDVQAGTLSQVKMDYTHGFILELQTAVSDLQCPKAVACCQVSGSTAVMEHLFHDKNPLGRQKHTRLRVFSKDFHLLYQTDSFSLTLQSTVRLNMSGVAFDRDGDVIVIDSSHGMIWSLGKLQNGPSLTPLVGDDLIRPAGLVFLNNTLLVLDSGDHTVKVYSAKSDAGSIT, from the coding sequence ATGGCCAAGAGTCCTGATTCCCTGAGTCGTGGCTGCGTGAGTCCTGAGGGGATTCTGAGAGAGATCCAGATCAACTTGCTGGAGTGTAAAGTCTGCTTCGAGAAGTTCAGCACTCAGCAGAGGGAGCACAGACCACAGAGCCTTTCCTGTGGCCATGTACTCTGTCTGGAATGCATCACAACTCTGTCCCACCCTCTCCtaaggaagctggagtgcccgtTCTGTCGACAGCTGTGCAGTGTTGACGACACCTCCCACTGCCAGGTTCTTAGTGACCTGCAGGAGTTGTTGTTGCCTTGGCGTCCCAcatcctctgcttctcctcacaGGGCAAAGCGAGGCCTTGCAGGTCTGGCAGCCACAGCTCTGCATGTCTGCACACTTTTTGGTGGTTGGGGGACTCTCATTAACCCCACTGGGATAGACATTTTCGGCTCCTCGGGGACAACCGTGGTGGTGCATGATGGGGAGGATAGAGTGGTGGTGTTCAGTCCACAGGGCAAGAAGTTGCACAGTTTTGGTCGAAGAGGACGAGCCAACGGGGAGATCTGTTACCCAGTGGATGTGACGGTGACTCCCTGTGGTTACGTGGTGTTGACGGATGCAGGAGATGAAGCTGTGAAGGTTTTCACGTCCAGGGGGAACCACGTGTTAACAGTCAAAGATTCCTTTCAGATGCCCTGGGGTGTGGACACAGACAGCTGTGGGCACATCCTGGTCTCGGACGTCCAGGCCGGCACGCTGTCCCAGGTAAAAATGGACTATACTCATGGTTTCATTCTTGAGCTGCAAACAGCCGTTTCAGACCTCCAGTGTCCAAAAGCAGTGGCCTGCTGTCAGGTGAGTGGGAGCACTGCAGTGATGGAGCATTTATTTCATGACAAAAATCCACTGgggaggcagaaacacacaaggCTGAGAGTGTTTTCAAAAGACTTCCACCTGCTCTATCAGACAGACAGTTTCAGCCTGACCCTGCAGTCCACGGTGAGACTGAACATGTCAGGTGTGGCCTTTGACAGAGACGGAGATGTGATAGTGATTGACTCCAGTCACGGGATGATTTGGAGTTTGGGGAAACTCCAGAATGGCCCGTCCCTGACTCCTCTGGTGGGTGACGATCTTATCCGCCCAGCTGGACTCGTGTTTCTGAACAACACGCTGCTCGTTTTGGACAGCGGAGACCACACAGTGAAGGTTTATTCTGCTAAATCTGATGCCGGGTCCATCACATAG
- the ptdss1a gene encoding phosphatidylserine synthase 1 isoform X1 — translation MASVYSGSHTLSKDDVNYRMHFRMINEQQVEDITIEFFYRPHTITLLTCTVLSLMYFAFARDDGNPDSNLWVGLILVISFFLVISVLAFPNGPFTRPHPAIWRIVFGLSVLYFLFLVFIIFLNWHQVKQLMYWLDPNLRYAKREADIMEYAVNCHVITWERILSHFDIFAFSHFWGWGMKALLIRSYGLCWTISITWELTELFFMHLLPNFAECWWDQVILDILLCNGGGIWLGMTVCRFLEMRTYHWASIKDIHTTTGKIKRAVLQFTPASWTYVRWLDPKSSLQRVTGVYLFMIIWQLTELNTFFLKHIFVFPASHALSWCRILFIGIITAPTVRQYYAYLTDTQCKRVGTQCWVFGAIAFLEALACIKFGQDLFSKTQILYVILWLLCLAFITFLCLYGMVWVAENYGPREKSLSECEDSNYTESADYVSEAFKVFDPHVPGETEVDGDSPTARCRGKGSGKTKSINGLDGQ, via the exons ATGGCGTCCGTGTACAGCGGATCTCATACCTTGAGCAAGGATGATGTGAATTACAGAATGCATTTCCGAATGATAAACGAGCAGCAGGTTGAAGATATCACCATAGAGTTTTTCTACAGGCCGCACACGATAACCCTGCTGACATGCACGGTGCTCAGCTTGATGTATTTCGCGTTCGCAAG AGATGATGGAAATCCTGACAGTAATCTCTGGGTGGGGCTCATCCTGGTCATCTCCTTCTTCCTTGTCATCAGTGTTTTGGCATTTCCTAACG GTCCGTTCACCAGACCGCATCCAGCAATATGGCGAATAGTTTTTG GTCTGAGTGTCCTCTACTTCCTGTTCCTGGTTTTTATCATCTTCCTCAACTGGCACCAAGTGAAGCAGCTAATGTACTGGTTGGACCCTAACCTGCGTTATGccaagagagaggcagacataATG GAGTATGCTGTGAACTGCCATGTCATCACCTGGGAGAGAATCCTGAgccattttgacatttttgcattcAGCCATTTCTGGGGTTGGGGTATGAAGGCCCTGCTCATCCGAAGCTACGGCCTCTGCTGGACCATCAGTATTACCTGGGAGCTCACTGAA CTCTTCTTCATGCATCTGCTGCCTAACTTTGCCGAGTGCTGGTGGGACCAGGTGATACTGGACATTCTGCTGTGTAATGGCGGAGGCATCTGGCTTGGCATGACTGTCTGCCGCTTTTTGGAGATGAGGACCTACCACTGGGCCAGTATTAA GGACATCCACACCACCACAGGGAAGATCAAGCGAGCCGTGTTACAGTTCACCCCTGCAAGCTGGACCTATGTACGCTGGCTCGACCCAAAGTCTTCCCTGCAGCGAGTGACGGGTGTCTATCTGTTCATGATCATCTGGCAG CTGACAGAGTTGAACACATTCTTCCTCAAACATATTTTCGTCTTTCCTGCGAGCCACGCTCTCAGCTGGTGTCGGATCCTCTTCATTGGTATCATCACAGCTCCAACAGTGAG GCAGTATTATGCGTACcttacagacacacagtgcaAGAGAGTTGGGACCCAGTGCTGGGTGTTTGG GGCAATAGCCTTTCTGGAGGCCTTGGCATGTATTAAGTTTGGACAGGACTTGTTCTCAAAAACACAGATCCTCTATGTGATCCTCTGGCTGCTGTGTTTG GCCTTCATCACATTCCTGTGCCTGTATGGAATGGTGTGGGTTGCTGAAAATTATGGTCCAAGAGAAAAG AGCCTCTCAGAATGTGAAGACAGTAATTACACAGAATCTGCTGACTACGTGTCAGAAGCTTTTAAAG TGTTTGACCCTCACGTTccaggagagacagaggtggaCGGCGACAGCCCTACAGCCAGATGTAGAGGGAAGGGCTCAGGGAAGACCAAATCCATCAACGGCCTGGATGGTCAGTAG
- the ptdss1a gene encoding phosphatidylserine synthase 1 isoform X2 gives MASVYSGSHTLSKDDVNYRMHFRMINEQQVEDITIEFFYRPHTITLLTCTVLSLMYFAFARDDGNPDSNLWVGLILVISFFLVISVLAFPNGPFTRPHPAIWRIVFGLSVLYFLFLVFIIFLNWHQVKQLMYWLDPNLRYAKREADIMEYAVNCHVITWERILSHFDIFAFSHFWGWGMKALLIRSYGLCWTISITWELTELFFMHLLPNFAECWWDQVILDILLCNGGGIWLGMTVCRFLEMRTYHWASIKDIHTTTGKIKRAVLQFTPASWTYVRWLDPKSSLQRVTGVYLFMIIWQLTELNTFFLKHIFVFPASHALSWCRILFIGIITAPTVRQYYAYLTDTQCKRVGTQCWVFGAIAFLEALACIKFGQDLFSKTQILYVILWLLCLAFITFLCLYGMVWVAENYGPREKSLSECEDSNYTESADYVSEAFKGETEVDGDSPTARCRGKGSGKTKSINGLDGQ, from the exons ATGGCGTCCGTGTACAGCGGATCTCATACCTTGAGCAAGGATGATGTGAATTACAGAATGCATTTCCGAATGATAAACGAGCAGCAGGTTGAAGATATCACCATAGAGTTTTTCTACAGGCCGCACACGATAACCCTGCTGACATGCACGGTGCTCAGCTTGATGTATTTCGCGTTCGCAAG AGATGATGGAAATCCTGACAGTAATCTCTGGGTGGGGCTCATCCTGGTCATCTCCTTCTTCCTTGTCATCAGTGTTTTGGCATTTCCTAACG GTCCGTTCACCAGACCGCATCCAGCAATATGGCGAATAGTTTTTG GTCTGAGTGTCCTCTACTTCCTGTTCCTGGTTTTTATCATCTTCCTCAACTGGCACCAAGTGAAGCAGCTAATGTACTGGTTGGACCCTAACCTGCGTTATGccaagagagaggcagacataATG GAGTATGCTGTGAACTGCCATGTCATCACCTGGGAGAGAATCCTGAgccattttgacatttttgcattcAGCCATTTCTGGGGTTGGGGTATGAAGGCCCTGCTCATCCGAAGCTACGGCCTCTGCTGGACCATCAGTATTACCTGGGAGCTCACTGAA CTCTTCTTCATGCATCTGCTGCCTAACTTTGCCGAGTGCTGGTGGGACCAGGTGATACTGGACATTCTGCTGTGTAATGGCGGAGGCATCTGGCTTGGCATGACTGTCTGCCGCTTTTTGGAGATGAGGACCTACCACTGGGCCAGTATTAA GGACATCCACACCACCACAGGGAAGATCAAGCGAGCCGTGTTACAGTTCACCCCTGCAAGCTGGACCTATGTACGCTGGCTCGACCCAAAGTCTTCCCTGCAGCGAGTGACGGGTGTCTATCTGTTCATGATCATCTGGCAG CTGACAGAGTTGAACACATTCTTCCTCAAACATATTTTCGTCTTTCCTGCGAGCCACGCTCTCAGCTGGTGTCGGATCCTCTTCATTGGTATCATCACAGCTCCAACAGTGAG GCAGTATTATGCGTACcttacagacacacagtgcaAGAGAGTTGGGACCCAGTGCTGGGTGTTTGG GGCAATAGCCTTTCTGGAGGCCTTGGCATGTATTAAGTTTGGACAGGACTTGTTCTCAAAAACACAGATCCTCTATGTGATCCTCTGGCTGCTGTGTTTG GCCTTCATCACATTCCTGTGCCTGTATGGAATGGTGTGGGTTGCTGAAAATTATGGTCCAAGAGAAAAG AGCCTCTCAGAATGTGAAGACAGTAATTACACAGAATCTGCTGACTACGTGTCAGAAGCTTTTAAAG gagagacagaggtggaCGGCGACAGCCCTACAGCCAGATGTAGAGGGAAGGGCTCAGGGAAGACCAAATCCATCAACGGCCTGGATGGTCAGTAG
- the LOC139334327 gene encoding uncharacterized protein produces MKKTFVCDESVIITIPLGSLTDARDGQLMPEKFQCVYKDSYKVFVVNGKPKPLGAAQAIAGVFILILGLIFTQTEYIPKLFIRIYTLPSVVFVVSGMLSYAAGQSPNMYLTKLSFSLNIISFFWSVVAVCICAFSFSVSLHNVKLHEGIKGLIVTLLVAEKLIALFLIYWLSKAVCRQHFNTLPIILLKQAD; encoded by the exons ATGAAGAAGACATTTGTTTGTGATGAATCAGTGATCATCACCATTCCCCTTGGCAGTCTAACGGACGCTCGAGACGGTCAACTGATGCCGGAGAAATTTCAGTGTGTGTACAAAGATTCCTACAAGGTCTTTGTTGTTAATGGAAAACCTAAACCTCTCGGA gCAGCCCAAGCCATTGCTGGTGTGTTCATTCTCATTCTTGGTCTGATTTTTACTCAGACAGAATACATCCCTAAACTCTTCATCAGGATCTACACTCTACCCAGTGTCGTG TTTGTGGTCTCTGGTATGCTGTCCTATGCTGCTGGACAATCTCCAAACATGTACCTG ACAAAGCTGTCCTTCTCTCTGAACATCATTAGCTTCTTCTGGTCGGTTGTGGCAGTTTGTATCTGCgcattcagtttttcagttaGTTTACACAATGTGAAG CTCCATGAAGGAATCAAGGGACTGATTGTGACTCTGCTGGTTGCTGAAAAGTTAATAGCCCTATTCTTGATCTACTGGTTGAGTAAAGCTGTATGCAGACAACATTTCAACACGTTG ccCATCATACTGCTGAAACAGGCGGACTGA
- the LOC139334361 gene encoding uncharacterized protein gives MACADVDMHIRGADEERRRGSCREPLRIRCYQASEFLPDDKGQLHDLLQKQPAVLGSLQVVSGLLSFGLGIVFAVTQEMTQSLLTLFRLSHMTGALFIIAGVVSNLLFKFPGLLAVSLVVNSGCIVVAVVAACLISVDLAHWSPENEQHMRMELLELCVLGFKGFLSAVLCIWFSKEKRHAQSP, from the exons ATGGCCTGTGCCGATGTTGACATGCACATCCGTGGAGCTGATGAGGAGCGACGCAGAGGCAGCTGTAGAGAGCCGCTGAGGATACGATGTTACCAGGCTTCAGAGTTCCTACCCGACGACAAAGGGCAGCTGCATgacctgctgcagaaacaacctgctgtgtTGGGA tctctgcAGGTGGTGAGTGGTCTCCTCAGTTTTGGATTGGGAATTGTTTTTGCTGTAACCCAGGAGATGACACAGTCCCTTTTGACTCTGTTCAGACTTTCCCACATGACGGGAGCTCTC TTCATCATTGCTGGAGTTGTTTCCAACTTGTTGTTCAAATTTCCAGGATTACTAGCC GTGTCCCTCGTCGTTAACAGTGGCTGTATTGTTGTAGCTGTAGTTGCAGCTTGTCTGATAAGTGTTGACCTGGCTCACTGGAGTCCAGAAAATGAGCAGCATATGAGG ATGGAGCTGCTGGAACTTTGTGTGCTGGGGTTCAAgggttttctctctgcagtcctCTGCATCTGGTTCTCAAAAGAGAAGCGTCATGCCCAATCGCCATGA